In Mycobacterium sp. 050128, one genomic interval encodes:
- a CDS encoding class I SAM-dependent methyltransferase — protein sequence MSEAMEAEFDTVAEWTAQVAADLGPQYHVPAGCRGSGSPAALDWLIEQMGLRPGARLLDSGAGVGGPAAYAAQSCSVHPVLAEPAVGACRAARKLFGYPVVCADGATLPWPNETFDAAWSLGVLCTTPNQLAVLEELRRSVRAGGSIGLLAFVAHHEDASNQLEGNHFPTSDNLLGLIDRSGLKVEQWTGTSGLPAIPQEWNRRVDTVERALSERYGHTEVWRLAERQSSAIGDLLADGKLTGELLVLRRA from the coding sequence GTGAGCGAGGCGATGGAGGCCGAGTTCGACACGGTTGCGGAATGGACGGCGCAGGTCGCGGCGGACCTTGGCCCGCAATATCACGTGCCCGCGGGGTGCCGGGGCAGCGGCAGCCCCGCGGCTCTGGACTGGCTGATCGAGCAGATGGGGCTGCGGCCGGGCGCGCGGTTGTTGGACTCCGGGGCGGGTGTCGGGGGTCCCGCCGCCTATGCGGCGCAATCGTGTTCGGTGCACCCGGTGCTCGCAGAGCCGGCAGTCGGCGCCTGCCGCGCTGCCCGAAAGCTGTTCGGCTATCCGGTGGTCTGTGCGGATGGGGCCACGTTGCCGTGGCCGAACGAAACATTCGACGCCGCTTGGTCATTGGGGGTGTTGTGCACGACGCCGAATCAACTCGCGGTGCTCGAGGAACTACGTCGCAGCGTGCGGGCCGGCGGCAGTATCGGGTTGCTCGCGTTCGTCGCGCACCACGAGGATGCGTCCAATCAGCTTGAGGGGAACCACTTTCCGACATCCGATAACCTGCTCGGCCTGATAGACAGATCCGGGCTGAAGGTCGAGCAGTGGACGGGGACTTCGGGTCTGCCCGCCATACCCCAGGAGTGGAATCGGCGCGTCGACACCGTGGAGAGGGCGCTCAGCGAGCGGTACGGGCACACCGAGGTGTGGCGGCTGGCCGAGCGTCAGAGTTCGGCCATCGGCGACCTGCTGGCCGACGGCAAGCTCACCGGCGAATTGCTGGTGCTGCGCCGCGCCTGA
- a CDS encoding superoxide dismutase family protein encodes MNNRVSFAVAALTATMAALAACANQQGNQAATSSSSAPPGTERFTTQLKSADGTQVGTATIDFASGYATVTVETGPNQVLTPGFHALMVHAVGKCDAPDFESAGSVYQAADHTGFPASGDLTALQVRSDGSAKLVTTTNLLTAANLRSSSGSALILHQTADNLSAAPTDESNKRVACGVIAAPSASSTSPTTTTSSVTTVTTTAVVPSPSVSTSTVTVTTSTPTINTVPTTTTQPTLPPGAH; translated from the coding sequence ATGAATAACCGCGTATCCTTCGCCGTCGCGGCGCTGACCGCAACCATGGCTGCGCTGGCCGCATGCGCGAATCAGCAGGGCAACCAGGCCGCCACGTCGTCGTCCAGCGCGCCGCCCGGCACGGAACGGTTCACCACGCAGCTGAAGAGCGCCGACGGGACCCAGGTCGGCACCGCCACCATCGATTTCGCGAGCGGCTACGCGACGGTGACCGTGGAAACCGGCCCCAACCAGGTGCTGACTCCCGGTTTCCACGCGCTGATGGTCCACGCGGTCGGCAAATGCGATGCGCCGGACTTCGAATCGGCTGGCAGCGTCTACCAGGCGGCCGATCACACCGGTTTTCCGGCCAGCGGTGACCTGACCGCATTGCAGGTGCGCTCCGATGGCTCGGCGAAACTCGTCACCACCACCAACTTGCTGACCGCTGCGAACCTGCGGAGCAGTTCGGGTTCAGCGTTGATCCTGCACCAAACTGCGGACAATCTGAGCGCTGCCCCGACCGATGAGTCCAACAAGCGGGTGGCCTGCGGTGTGATTGCCGCGCCGTCTGCGTCGTCGACCTCGCCCACCACGACGACGAGCAGCGTGACGACGGTGACCACCACCGCCGTCGTGCCCTCGCCGTCGGTCAGCACGAGCACCGTCACGGTCACTACCAGCACGCCGACCATCAACACCGTGCCGACCACGACGACTCAGCCCACTCTTCCGCCGGGCGCGCACTGA
- a CDS encoding WhiB family transcriptional regulator translates to MPQPEQLPGPNADIWSWQLQGLCRGVDSSMFFHPDGERGRARMQREQRAKEMCRQCPVIQQCRSHALDVGEPYGVWGGLSESERDMLLKGDIGRNRGIRRSA, encoded by the coding sequence ATGCCACAGCCGGAGCAGCTACCTGGGCCCAACGCAGACATTTGGAGCTGGCAGCTGCAAGGACTGTGCCGCGGCGTCGACTCCTCGATGTTCTTTCACCCCGACGGGGAGCGTGGCCGGGCCCGCATGCAGCGTGAGCAGCGCGCCAAGGAGATGTGCCGGCAGTGCCCGGTGATCCAGCAGTGCCGCTCGCACGCACTCGATGTCGGTGAGCCGTACGGGGTTTGGGGCGGCCTGTCCGAATCCGAGCGCGACATGCTGCTCAAGGGTGACATCGGCCGCAACCGCGGCATCCGCCGCTCGGCCTGA
- a CDS encoding OsmC family protein: protein MTTHDAGGDGAPTEGTVTVMETGRGTYTQQISAGRHELLADEPAPVGDDAGPTPYDLLLAALGSCTSMTIRMYANRKGWPLERVRITLRHSRIHAKDCAECETAVGFIDQIDRRIELTGDLDESQRDRLLQMAERCPVHQTLTSEVRVTTSLE from the coding sequence ATGACCACACACGACGCCGGCGGTGACGGGGCGCCCACCGAGGGCACCGTGACCGTCATGGAAACCGGCAGGGGAACTTACACCCAGCAGATCAGCGCCGGGCGCCACGAACTCCTCGCCGACGAGCCGGCGCCGGTCGGCGACGACGCCGGGCCGACACCGTACGACCTGCTGCTGGCCGCGCTCGGTTCGTGCACATCCATGACCATCCGGATGTACGCCAACCGTAAGGGTTGGCCGCTGGAGCGGGTCCGAATCACGTTGCGGCACTCGCGCATTCACGCGAAAGACTGCGCCGAATGCGAAACCGCCGTCGGATTCATCGACCAGATCGACCGGCGGATCGAGCTGACCGGCGACCTCGACGAATCGCAACGAGATCGGCTATTGCAGATGGCCGAGCGCTGCCCCGTCCACCAGACCCTCACCTCGGAGGTCCGGGTCACGACTTCTCTGGAGTGA
- a CDS encoding methylenetetrahydrofolate reductase C-terminal domain-containing protein: MTSTESDCPKRMEFGPCGGVRPDGQCEMRPGDCAFVDVVPWSGAERAPRPVRAPLVLTDFSATPFDRNDIAATAAALASGCDAVLVGEHQNKPDFPPTLMGSLLLDAGVTPWITLSCRDRNRVVLEQELRGLRTIGVETVLCVTGDGRGYDVRPDVTQTFDLDGPRLVSLAASVGMIAAVPETPSAPPIHARPDRLMQKQRAGASLAVLNHVPFPKMIAEFMAAATSVGLSIPVIAAVAVFTDSVSAAVLQGLPGLELDENVTEQVLDAADPVAAGIAAAVEEARALLAIEGVQGVNVSGLASASGGRVGAEIKAEVGRLIRAEAL; this comes from the coding sequence GTGACATCGACGGAGTCGGACTGCCCGAAGCGCATGGAGTTCGGTCCCTGTGGCGGGGTGCGGCCGGACGGTCAGTGCGAAATGCGCCCCGGCGATTGCGCGTTCGTCGACGTCGTGCCCTGGTCGGGAGCCGAGCGGGCACCGCGACCGGTCCGCGCGCCGCTGGTGTTGACCGACTTCAGCGCTACCCCGTTCGACCGCAACGATATTGCGGCGACGGCCGCGGCCCTCGCTTCCGGGTGTGACGCGGTCCTGGTCGGCGAGCATCAGAACAAACCGGACTTCCCGCCCACGCTGATGGGGTCGCTCTTGCTGGACGCCGGCGTCACGCCCTGGATCACGCTGTCGTGCCGGGACCGCAACCGCGTGGTACTCGAGCAGGAACTCCGGGGGCTGCGCACCATCGGCGTGGAAACGGTGCTGTGTGTGACGGGGGACGGACGCGGTTACGACGTGCGGCCGGACGTCACGCAGACCTTCGATCTCGACGGGCCAAGGCTGGTGTCCCTGGCCGCCTCGGTGGGGATGATCGCGGCGGTACCCGAGACACCGAGCGCGCCGCCCATTCACGCCCGCCCCGATCGCCTGATGCAGAAGCAACGCGCGGGCGCGAGTCTGGCGGTGCTCAACCACGTTCCGTTTCCGAAAATGATTGCCGAGTTCATGGCCGCGGCAACGTCGGTGGGTCTGTCGATCCCGGTGATCGCCGCCGTCGCGGTGTTCACCGACAGCGTTTCGGCGGCGGTGCTACAAGGGCTGCCCGGTCTCGAACTCGACGAAAACGTGACCGAGCAAGTGCTCGACGCGGCCGATCCGGTGGCGGCCGGGATCGCCGCGGCGGTCGAGGAGGCGCGCGCTCTGCTTGCCATCGAGGGCGTGCAAGGCGTCAACGTCTCCGGCCTCGCATCGGCCTCGGGTGGCCGGGTGGGCGCCGAAATCAAAGCCGAGGTCGGCCGCCTGATCCGAGCGGAGGCGCTGTGA
- a CDS encoding TetR family transcriptional regulator, producing the protein MARPVEAPDVVAAALRAAEKLGKDVADVPVAMIAAEAGISRSTLLRRFDGSRAALNDAVRAAGVDPGGLPPVRTRAVAAAAALISESGLAAATLEAVAARADCSVYSLHAVFGGRDELMRAVFELHSPILDIEAYLARPGDDLLETVRGFYRTVSYALSREPRVAPAIFAEAFARPTSPAVQSLAAYGPPRMLAVLGGWLGPEIRAGRIRDLPLPLVAQQLLGPIMLHMLTRPVLPNVPEWSMPEVDTVCDVFAENFVRAVAPKPGEVSAGGQE; encoded by the coding sequence ATGGCGCGACCGGTGGAAGCACCCGACGTGGTGGCGGCCGCGTTACGCGCCGCGGAAAAGCTGGGCAAGGATGTGGCCGACGTCCCGGTCGCGATGATCGCTGCGGAGGCGGGGATATCCCGCAGCACGCTGTTGCGGCGCTTCGACGGATCCCGCGCCGCCCTCAACGACGCCGTGCGCGCGGCGGGAGTCGACCCCGGCGGCTTACCTCCCGTTCGCACCCGGGCGGTGGCGGCCGCCGCAGCATTGATCAGCGAATCCGGCCTTGCCGCAGCAACATTGGAAGCCGTCGCGGCCCGCGCCGATTGCTCGGTTTACAGTCTGCATGCGGTTTTCGGCGGACGCGACGAGTTGATGCGAGCGGTCTTCGAACTGCACAGCCCGATCCTGGACATCGAGGCATACCTGGCGCGTCCCGGCGATGACCTGCTCGAGACTGTGCGCGGCTTCTACCGAACGGTGTCGTACGCGCTGAGCCGCGAACCCCGCGTTGCCCCGGCGATTTTCGCCGAAGCCTTCGCGCGGCCCACCAGTCCGGCCGTGCAATCCCTGGCGGCCTACGGTCCACCTCGCATGCTCGCCGTTCTCGGTGGCTGGTTGGGACCCGAGATCCGTGCCGGGCGTATCCGCGACCTGCCTCTACCGCTGGTGGCCCAACAACTGTTGGGCCCCATCATGCTTCACATGCTCACCCGGCCGGTGTTGCCGAATGTCCCCGAGTGGTCGATGCCTGAGGTCGACACGGTCTGCGACGTCTTCGCCGAGAACTTCGTGCGCGCCGTCGCGCCCAAGCCGGGCGAGGTCAGCGCGGGGGGCCAAGAATGA
- a CDS encoding FAD-dependent oxidoreductase: MTKVLQTQVCVAGGGPAGMVHALLLARAGIPVVVLEKHNDFLRDFRGDTVHPSTLRIMDELGFIDEFLTLPHTKIDRLAFDTGGSIRTLGDFKVLKRLGFKQPYIAMMPQWDFLDFLAEKASAYPEFTLVRNAEVTDLIFDGDRVIGVRTPDLEVRAQLVVAADGRKSAVRAAAGLQTAQAHSPMDVLWFRLKWRPGDPRELFGVARKGLMMAMIYRGDYWQVAYLMPKGASPRGGSLEEFKEKIVTAQPRLRAHVNDLTSWDDTSELDVRVDRLQTWWRTGLLCIGDAAHAMSPAGGVGINLAVADAVAAANILCAPLREGRPADADLAKVQRRRELPTRIIQAAQVFVQDRVVAPNLSGDLSPIRIPKIVGWGPLQALPPIFVGRGFRPEHVRTPDVHAA, encoded by the coding sequence ATGACGAAAGTTCTGCAGACCCAGGTATGTGTCGCCGGTGGCGGACCGGCCGGCATGGTGCACGCTCTGCTGCTCGCCCGCGCCGGCATCCCGGTGGTGGTCTTGGAAAAGCACAACGATTTCCTGCGTGACTTCCGCGGCGACACCGTGCACCCAAGCACCCTGCGGATCATGGACGAGCTGGGGTTCATCGACGAGTTCTTGACGCTGCCACACACCAAGATCGACCGCCTCGCCTTCGACACCGGTGGCTCGATTCGCACGCTAGGCGACTTCAAGGTACTCAAACGGCTCGGCTTCAAACAGCCCTACATCGCCATGATGCCGCAGTGGGACTTTCTCGACTTCCTCGCTGAAAAGGCTTCTGCCTATCCGGAATTCACCTTGGTCCGCAACGCCGAGGTCACCGACCTGATCTTTGACGGCGATCGGGTGATTGGCGTGCGCACGCCGGATCTGGAAGTGCGGGCGCAGTTGGTGGTGGCCGCCGACGGGCGCAAGTCCGCGGTGCGCGCCGCCGCGGGACTGCAGACCGCGCAGGCACACTCCCCGATGGACGTGCTGTGGTTCCGGCTGAAGTGGCGTCCCGGCGATCCCCGGGAACTGTTCGGCGTCGCTCGGAAGGGCCTGATGATGGCCATGATCTACCGCGGCGACTACTGGCAGGTCGCCTATCTGATGCCGAAGGGAGCCAGCCCGCGCGGTGGATCGCTGGAGGAGTTCAAGGAAAAGATCGTCACCGCGCAACCGCGGCTGCGTGCGCATGTCAACGATCTGACCTCGTGGGATGACACCAGCGAGCTCGACGTGCGGGTAGACCGGCTGCAGACGTGGTGGCGCACCGGGCTGCTGTGCATCGGCGATGCCGCGCATGCCATGTCACCGGCCGGTGGGGTCGGCATCAACCTTGCGGTGGCCGACGCGGTGGCCGCGGCCAACATCCTGTGTGCTCCGCTGCGCGAAGGCCGGCCGGCCGACGCCGACCTGGCCAAGGTGCAGCGGCGCCGCGAGCTGCCCACCCGGATCATCCAGGCAGCTCAGGTGTTCGTGCAGGACCGGGTAGTCGCGCCCAATCTGAGCGGTGACCTGTCGCCGATCCGGATTCCGAAGATCGTCGGATGGGGCCCGCTGCAAGCGCTTCCGCCAATCTTCGTCGGCCGCGGCTTCCGCCCCGAGCATGTCCGCACTCCGGACGTACACGCTGCTTGA
- a CDS encoding LLM class F420-dependent oxidoreductase, producing MTIRLGLQIPNFSYGTPVAELFPAVKAQAAEAEAAGFDTVLLMDHFYQLPGLGEPDEPMLEAYTALGALATATERVQLSTLVTGNTYRNPTLLAKAITTLDVVSAGRAILGIGAGWFELEHQQLGFDFGTFTERFEKLDEALQIIVPMLHGERPTFDGKWYHTESAINEPRYRDHIPVMLGGSGEKKTFRLAARYADHLNLIADIDALPHKLEVLRQRCAEIDREPATLETSTLLTVVLDGAPADIGEALGGRAVIGTADQVADQIKRRVLDVGVDGVIVNLPTHGYTPGVITKVGEALRPLVDA from the coding sequence GTGACTATCAGACTTGGATTGCAGATCCCGAACTTTTCCTATGGCACGCCGGTGGCCGAGCTGTTTCCCGCGGTCAAGGCGCAGGCCGCCGAGGCCGAGGCCGCCGGATTCGACACCGTTCTGCTGATGGACCACTTCTATCAGCTGCCGGGATTGGGCGAGCCCGACGAGCCCATGCTGGAGGCCTACACCGCGCTGGGAGCGCTGGCCACGGCGACCGAACGGGTGCAGCTCTCGACGCTGGTGACCGGCAATACCTATCGCAACCCGACCCTGCTGGCCAAGGCGATCACGACGCTGGACGTCGTCAGCGCCGGGCGCGCGATTCTCGGTATCGGGGCGGGCTGGTTCGAACTGGAACACCAGCAGCTGGGATTCGACTTCGGCACGTTCACCGAACGCTTCGAAAAACTCGACGAAGCGCTGCAGATCATCGTGCCGATGCTGCACGGCGAGCGACCCACCTTCGACGGGAAGTGGTATCACACCGAGAGCGCGATCAACGAGCCCCGCTACCGCGACCACATCCCGGTCATGCTCGGCGGCAGCGGCGAGAAGAAGACCTTCCGGCTGGCAGCCCGCTACGCCGACCACCTCAACCTCATTGCCGACATCGATGCGCTGCCCCACAAGCTCGAGGTACTGCGGCAACGCTGCGCCGAAATCGATCGCGAACCAGCAACTTTGGAGACCAGCACGTTGCTGACGGTGGTGCTCGACGGCGCGCCCGCCGACATTGGCGAGGCGCTCGGTGGCCGGGCGGTCATCGGCACTGCGGACCAGGTAGCCGATCAAATCAAGCGCCGGGTGCTCGACGTGGGCGTCGACGGCGTGATCGTCAACCTGCCCACCCATGGCTACACGCCCGGCGTGATCACGAAGGTGGGCGAGGCGCTGCGGCCTCTGGTCGACGCGTAA
- a CDS encoding DUF5319 domain-containing protein, with product MRDHLPPGLPPDPFADDPCDPSAALDAVEPGQPLDQQERMAVEADLADLAVYEALLAHKGIRGLVVCCDECQQDHYHDWDMLRANLLQLLIDGTVRPHEPAYDPEPDAYVTWDYCRGYADASLNEATSDADGFHRRH from the coding sequence GTGCGTGACCACCTCCCCCCGGGTTTGCCACCCGACCCCTTCGCGGACGACCCATGTGACCCGTCGGCGGCGCTGGACGCTGTCGAACCTGGACAACCGCTGGATCAACAAGAGCGGATGGCGGTAGAGGCGGACCTGGCCGATCTGGCCGTATACGAAGCCCTGTTGGCGCACAAGGGAATTCGTGGCCTCGTAGTGTGTTGCGACGAGTGTCAGCAAGACCACTACCACGACTGGGACATGCTGCGCGCCAACCTGCTGCAGCTGCTGATCGACGGCACCGTCCGCCCGCACGAGCCTGCTTACGACCCCGAGCCGGACGCCTACGTCACGTGGGATTACTGCCGGGGGTACGCCGACGCCTCGCTCAACGAAGCGACGTCAGACGCCGACGGATTCCACCGCCGCCACTGA
- a CDS encoding sigma-70 family RNA polymerase sigma factor gives MTIQAERLDAVVAEAVAGDGNALREVLETIRPIVVRYCRARVGTVERGGLTADDVAQEVCLATLTALPRYRDRGRPFLAFLYGIAAHKVADAHRAAGRDLAYPSESVPELWSSEAGPEQRALEADSVSRMNELLDILPAKQREILILRVVVGLSAEETAAAVGATPGAVRVAQHRALSRLKSEMVAAGDYA, from the coding sequence ATGACAATTCAAGCGGAACGTCTCGACGCTGTGGTTGCCGAAGCCGTAGCGGGAGACGGAAACGCCCTACGGGAGGTGCTGGAGACCATCCGTCCGATAGTGGTGCGATATTGCAGGGCGCGAGTCGGCACAGTCGAGCGGGGTGGCTTGACAGCCGACGATGTGGCTCAGGAGGTGTGCTTGGCGACACTGACAGCCCTGCCGCGCTACCGCGATCGAGGACGTCCCTTTCTGGCCTTTCTGTACGGCATTGCGGCGCACAAGGTGGCCGACGCCCATCGCGCCGCCGGTCGCGATCTCGCCTACCCTTCCGAATCCGTTCCCGAGCTCTGGTCGTCCGAGGCGGGCCCTGAGCAGCGGGCTCTCGAAGCCGATTCGGTCAGCCGCATGAATGAATTACTCGATATCCTGCCCGCCAAGCAGCGCGAGATTCTGATTCTTCGCGTCGTCGTCGGTCTGTCTGCCGAAGAGACCGCTGCCGCCGTGGGCGCGACACCAGGAGCCGTCCGGGTGGCTCAACACCGAGCTTTGTCGCGGCTCAAATCCGAGATGGTTGCGGCGGGGGACTATGCCTGA